The following DNA comes from Vanessa tameamea isolate UH-Manoa-2023 chromosome 23, ilVanTame1 primary haplotype, whole genome shotgun sequence.
GCCTCTCCTGCCTTTAAACACTCATaggcttaatataatattttatctttaaaatataagatgtcATTACGCTTGACCACATATTAAAGATACGGTGTAAACACCATATAACGTCACTCGATTTAACGACAAACTCCCTAAAGCATCGAAATCACTCGACTTTGGTTGGTTCAGCTTGTCTTCCATACAATGATACACTCTATATAGCGTTACACCCACTCTTACTAacgacacattaaataataaaaagttattttttagttgccaaaattagtaaaaactgCGCAGATGTGTACGTTCTTTTGTGGCTTTATTGTCCTAGCCCGTAATAAACTGTCGGTATTATAACTCGAACTTTCTAAGAAATCCGTTCTTTAGTTTACAAATTTTGATTGCTTGCACGCTAAAAGAAGCTCTGGAAGCAgcaaaatacaacaaaattactGGTTGagcaaaaataaatcattaattcaaattaacCAGACAGGCATTGAGTTTTCACGTCGCCAAAATACATATCGTGCTAGGCGATAAAGGAATAAATCATCAAGGGGAGCTTGTTACTTAACAATACTGTCTTTGAACTTGGCGGTAGTACTTCGTGTAGGCCCATCTAGGTAGAGGCCGCCGAGTCATCAGATGttttactgccaaacaacaatagttattgttgttgtgtttcggAGAAAAAAGGTGAGTCAACGAGTGTATCTACAGACCCAAGGgacaactcaaactcaaattcctttattcaacatagaagaattacacttacttattgatggtcaaattaaacactaccaccggttcggaaaaaggaacaccctgacctgagaagaaccggcgaaagaaactcatcgGGTCTTTTTttgttgtcaaattaattagatacataattgtatatgaatagaaacagcccgGAGGctatcgtttcattcccaaggtatgctatcaaacataaactcactaattgtatagtaacctttcgcacacaagcgttccttaacaatttttttaaatttggcaacagaagcattttgaacgctttctgggatcctgttttagaagcgtatacattgtcccacaaaagagttactgactctatgcagtcgagtaacaggagtaacaagattgtgtttgttccttgtaccaatggtatgagaatcacattttctcaaaaatacttatatgtatattactatatatatatatatactaatacttaataccttaatgattccttggctcctaggttatagattgcacgaatagccctcttctgcagcacaaatatagtatggacagcggctgcgttaccccaaagcttATGCTTTGGGGTATTATTACCGTAGGACATTATCCTGTAAAAGTAACagaaataaactaggcgagccgtatcaacatcggtaaataatctaatttttttgaccacaaatgccgcagaactcagtctacccgccaatccgtttatatgggggagccactgtaacttggcatcaagagttAAGGctaagaaattcagttgtttcaactggatccatgGATTtcccattgataagtacatcgagttttacattttgcaaatttggtgtgctaaattttataattttagtttttttattattcagcctaagattatttacgctaaaccagtgtcctatatcagacatagcattgtttacatcgtcatactgtacctgtttcctattaaatttaaaaaccaaagaggtatcatcagcaaacaatactatatcatgtttgttcccaacaagaaagagcaagtcatttatgtatatgaggaatagaaaaggtccaagaattgatccttgtgggacccccataccaactgagaccccaggagaccttgtccctttaacgtcaaccctctcaattatattgttaagataagaagtcagaaggtcgagtgcacatactctaattccatagtgatatagtttcatgttgaacacaatcaaaggctttggataagtcgcagaaaatcccAAAGGCATccaggacataacatcttagctaaaggacagcgctaatatctatggacggtggtgaccacttaccatcgggtagcccatttgcacgtccgtcTACCAATAggataaaaaaacacaatgcaATGAaaagttattgtaaaaataaaaaaaatagtataaaatgtacCTACCTAAATTAGTCTACATATTAAAggaaaacacaataaatattctatcaaCTTCATAAAAGTTTATTCTATTTGAAAAGTAGatacattaaagtattttatttgaagtacacaataattcatttaaaaagtaacgtaattataaaatatacatttaaaatacatttcaatgcCACTCAgaacattataaaattcataggaTAAGTTTAATAccaattatatacaatacaataaaaatatgtaattatgatATTACTGTCTTGAAAATATGGTACGTTTCATCGACCTCTTTCCCaaccaaaaattaaattcactatCCATAGTCCACGATACATTCACACAGTCAATCAATCCAATGACCAATAGTTATTAGTTTTATCTAAAAGaccatcatcattattattaatcatgtGGTAATTCTTTAACCTCATAATCGGTAAACCAGAAACCTGAATTGGACATCTACAGTTCTCATTTAACTCGATACATCGCCGCCTTGTTTTACTTTATTGAATACGGTATTAATTACCGGATATGTCGATGTAAAATCAAGTTATAACAATTGATTGAATTGGTATTATTcggatatttatttcaattaaatcgattattaaatttaactgaaatatttaataataataaaggaacgtttcattgaataataaaataaaatcgatatccTGCTGACAAACATGTCGAAGACATATGAGCTTTTCTGGTCCCCATTCTTTTTactatatcttatttaaattcaattgttaGTAAGATATCATTTTTTGGAActgaatttaaaacttaaacttatttagctatttttcttttttcattttcgTTTCTGGCAACAATACAATCATTCATATAAACCTTTACGAGATTTGgaaatttgtttcaaattacCGCAAAAACAAATCTTGTTAttaaagttcttttttttaaatcttattacaaATGTTGCCATTTAAAGGAGTGTTTTAATTTACCaactaaaatgattttatcCTAAAGGGTTACTAATACAaggaatttacaattaataaatgagCAAAGTATAACATTGAGATCTAACTAGTCcatgtattcaaatatacttCTATACATTAAAGATAGCAAAACACCAACAATAGACTACAGAAAGCAACAAATAAGGAATAAATATTAGTGTTTtttgacattaatatataattaatcgcTTTATGTTTCAATCTTTAATTCCATTTCAGTCAGGTACTTAAAATTACTAAACTTCgacactatattaaaaaaaacgagtcGTTTAACTTACGGAGGGTAGAATTGTCTAATTGACGTTTCCAATTCTTTATAGAAAAACTGATCTGTCACCTTCGTACAATTTAACTACTTTAGACTATGCTACATGTCGGCTTCTGATCTGGAAATATTAAGTCGATGGTAGTTTTTGATTTAAGCATCCTAAACAATTCCACTGTCACAcagcaaaacgaatcgtttcttaAACATAGTAACtagatataaaagaaaaattatgactaattttatgttgtaaattaaatacgaatttgaaggaataaatacatatatttgataattaataacattcagTCTTCCAACACCATACACTCCAATGATCCCTTAATTCCCACTCCACTCCGCTGATCTACACATGTCGGCCAGCAGCTCATCAAATTCCAGTAACGAGCTTTCGTGTAGTGCCAGGTCTCTGGAAAGGTCATCGCTTGTAATTTCAGTTTCCTGACAATCCGCTGTCTTAATCCTCGCTGAGTAGTCATCAGCCAACTTCAAATGAGGtgcattaaaaaaatccttataaaatTCAGCCAGCTCTCGAATAGGATGGTCAGCAGCGAAAGGAAAGTGCAAAAGTTTCAATGGTGGTTCAGTCTCACTTCGGAAACCGGGAAACTTTTTCGGTGGTAATTCTAAAGAAGTTGGACTCTTCGACATGGCATTCATGTCCAAATCTTGTGTACTTTTGCAATCTATTACAATTTCCTCTGGTGTTTTCGGTTTTGGTCGCACTCTACAAATTGGAATCGGTATTTGCTCAAAAAAATCTTTGATCACTTGTTGAATAAGAACCTCATCAACAAACGCCGGTAATCGTAGGGGTTTATTCAAATCCACTTGCGACGACTTAGGTTCTTTTTCCTTTTTCTTTTTGGATTCAAAAATGACATGTTTCGGACTCAATTCGAAATGATCACTCTTTAACAGAAGTGTTTTATCAGTTTGAGAACGATTTGGGGATATCGAAAAGTTAGTTCTGTAAGACACGGTGAAGCAGAGGCCACCCAAAGGTGTTTTCAACAGTCCAGCTTGAATTTTCTTAACCGAATCACCAAGTGTCTTAAGTTTCGGTTCTCCGTTATATACTCTG
Coding sequences within:
- the Galla-1 gene encoding autophagy-related protein 13 homolog isoform X1 gives rise to the protein MAPDAAFSNISDKNEFTKFAKFLAYKGVQVIVESRKGVKIEPNSKINTSDSDWFNLQIPDSPEVNQATKNALPSDRILETIKSQLHVEISVQTEDGDEMVLELWTLELDDTQFDTSLKAMNTVYFRMGILLKSLITITRITPAYHLSRKQRTESFTIFYRVYNGEPKLKTLGDSVKKIQAGLLKTPLGGLCFTVSYRTNFSISPNRSQTDKTLLLKSDHFELSPKHVIFESKKKKEKEPKSSQVDLNKPLRLPAFVDEVLIQQVIKDFFEQIPIPICRVRPKPKTPEEIVIDCKSTQDLDMNAMSKSPTSLELPPKKFPGFRSETEPPLKLLHFPFAADHPIRELAEFYKDFFNAPHLKLADDYSARIKTADCQETEITSDDLSRDLALHESSLLEFDELLADMCRSAEWSGN